The region TCCCCTTCGGGCACTTCCAGCGTAATGCCGCGCACGGCATGAACGACTTCACCGCCGAGCGCATACTCTTTGGTGATATTCTCAACGCGCGCAGCCCATTTCACAATGATTCGCTCCGACGATTCTAACCCGCAGAGTTGGTGGCGGTTGGCGCACCGCTTGCAGAACGTGGGCGTCCCCGTTGAGCAGGTTTCTCCGTGGTAGGGGGAGCGTCCGCCGGAGCTGCGGCAGGTCTCTCCGCTTGCTCCATCCCGTTTTTTTCTCGCTCGATCGGCAATGCAGCGGTCGGCCGCGCGACACCGGAGGGCGTTTTTTCCGGCGGCCGAGAAGGACTGCTGCGGCCTACCAACCGCTCGTACCGAGGGTGCGATTCCCAGTAGCCAAGGGGCGCTTTCGGAAGCTCGGCCTTAGCGATCATTGGCTCGGGATCGAGCACCACTTCCTCCCCTTCTTCCACTCCTGCGCGGATCAGCACCTCTTGGTCGTTGGTGGGGCCGATGTCGATCCATTTAGGCTCGAAGCTACTCCCCTTTCGGACAACGCAATAATATTCGCCGTCGCGCTCGACGACTGCCTGGATCGGTGCCTTGAGCGAATTCGGGATGCTATCCACGTTGATTTCGACCTGAACCGTCAACCCCGGCCGAATGCCGGCCGGCGGATTATCCAGTGCAATGTACGTGGCATATTGCTTGATGTTTTGCGAAAACCAGCTCGGCGGCGCTGGATATTCATCGACGCGGACCACTTCTCCGTCGAGCTTCATACCGGGAAAGGCATCGACCGACGCTTTCGCCTTCATCCCTTTGCGAACGTGGCTGACGCGTGTCTCATTGACCTTCGCCACGGCTTGCATCTTGTTCAAATCCGGTAGGCGTATCACTGGTTGTCGCTCGCGGATTACCGCGCCTTCCTCAATAATCACTTCCGAACCGCCGCGACGGTCGGTTCGGTTGGCATACACCACCTTGCCCGCCGCCGGCGAATGGACGACGCATTTCTTGATCTGTTCGTCGAGATGATCGAGCTTGTCTTGAGCTAATTTCAGCGTGAATTCGTCCGATGCCAGCTTGCCCTTGGCCGTTTCAATGCCGGCGTCTAGCGTTTTCAGCATCTTGGCTCTGGTGTATTCGCGCAGTACTTTCAATTTTGTGTTCACCGCGGCTACGTCGTTCTTGCCTTTTTCGACGGCGAATCGATCGGCCTCCACCTGATCGGAGGTAACGTAGCCCTTCGCGGCCAGCCGTTCGCTGTATCGTGCGTATTCTTCGGCACGTCGCAGGTTTTCTTCCGCGACAAACAACTCGCCGAGCAGCAATTGCTCTTCTTGAGTGAACGTGCCTTCGACATACTCTTTTTTGGAAATTTCGGCTGTCTCCAACGCGGTTTTCGACTGAATGACCAATGCCGTGGCGTCGTTGACAGTAATTTGCTGCTGGTTTCGTTCTTGCTCCAATGCGGACGAGTCAAATCGCACCAAAAAATCGCCCACATTCACTTCCGCGCCATTGGGAACGACTTCCAAAATCACCGTGCCCGACGAATTGCGCGCTTCGACTTCGCAGCGCACTTCCACATTGTTCGAGCTTTCCAACTCTCCCGGCTCGATCACATTATGCTCGAACGTGCCTCGCTCGATCTTTTGAACGACGACGCGGCTCGCATCGTCCGGTTCGCTGCCGCGCATCATTGGCTTCACGAGCAGGATGACCGCAGCCACAACTGCCGCCACCACCGCCAGAGGCACGATTAGCCGACCTGCGCGAATCTTGGGCAGGTAGCGAGTCGCAGAGGCAGATCCGGCAATGCTCATGGGCGGTTACAAAATCGGTCCAGCGGTTGATCGACGGCCAAATAGCCGCAAAGGTGAGCACGACAGGGAGGAACTGGAGCTTTCAAACCGCTTCTTCACGATATTTAACAATCGGCGGTTGTGGCGGTGAGCACGACAGGGAGGAACTGGAGCTTTCAAACCTATATTGTAGCCGCTGCGTAAGAGACTGTCACGTAAGGAAATGCGGCGATTATGGCGAATCGCTTTTGCGGAATGGAGTGACTTGGAAGCCCATCGCGTCAATAAGGGGGGAATAGGGAATCGCTGGAATTTCACCTCAGCATCATCCCGCACGATCTCTTCGGGCTACCACAGTCGGGTGCCTACGTTGCCATCCAGCCGTTGATCGCCTCTCCCTCGTTAACGCGACTCACGGGTCGAGTTAGCGCGCTGGCGAACCCTCGAAAAAGCCATCGGGCCGTCCAGCTTCCCTGCGAATGTTGACGACACTGCTGCTGGCCCCGTATATTTGCACCGTGGTTGAGAACGAAGTTTACTACGAGCACAACGGTTGAATGAGTTACGGCGAAAGTGGCGGAGCAGGAACTGAATTTGCCACCATGCGGGGGCGGAATTATCCGTCGATCCGGCAGTTTACCGTTTTTCTTGAGAACCGCGTGGGTCAATTGCTGGAAGTGATTCGCCGCTTTGAAGGTAGTCGGGTAAAAATTGTCGCCCTCTCCATCACCGATTCGTCGGAATGCGCTTTCGTTCGCTTTTTGCTGAGCCATCCGGAGCAAGGGCGGGAAATTTTGGAGCGCGCCGGTCTGGCTCTGATCGAAAGCGATCTGATCGGCGTCGAACTGCCCGAGGGGCATCAGCCGCTGTTGCAGGTCTGTACAGCGCTGCTACAGGCCGAAGTAAACATCATTCAGGCCTATCCATTGCTCGTGCGGCCGCACGGCCAGCCAGCGGTGGCCCTGATGGTGGATAACATCGAGATGGGCCTCGAAACACTGGCCAACAAAGGCTTCAACATGATTACCGAAGCCGACTTGGCGGAAGAAGAATGACCGGAGACGGTGGCACTCAAGCTAAATTTCTCCTGCACTTCCACGAACGGCTCTTTTTCGACAATCCTGGTGTCGTCCCTATCTGGACGTGCCAAGGAGGTTCAGCTTGCCATATTGGGAAACTGAAAATCCCCGGCCGTGGCATCGCTCTCGTCGCTTCTCGCGGTTGCAATCGCTATGATAAACTCCAATGGGCCTCGGGGGACAAAACACGAGGACCAATCTAATTTTTACAGTCCACAGGGCAATTCAAAATCGTCCAACTGGCGATGCGCCTTTGCCCGCAGCCTCTTTCAATTGTCAAGGAAACCCACATGCGCTGGCAAGGCCGACGGGAAAGTGAAAACGTGGAAGATCGCCGCCGAATGAGCGGCGGCAAAATGGTTGCAGGCGGAGGGATTGGTACCCTGGTGGTGATTCTGCTTATCTCCGCCGTATTCGGCATCAACCCAATGCAACTGCTGCAACAAATGCCGCAGCCTCAGGGCGGGGGCGGCGCGCCGGTGCAGCAAGGTCCGATCGATCCGCGGCAAGAAAAGCAAAAGGAATTCGTCGCCGTCGTGCTGGCCGACTCGGAAGATATCTGGTCCGATCTGTTCAAACAGATTGGCCGCGTCTATCGTAAGCCTAAACTTGTACTATTTAACCGTTCAGTCCAATCGGCCTGTGGATTTGCCAGTGCCGCCACGGGGCCGTTCTATTGCCCCGAGGACGAAAAGGTGTACATCGATTTGTCGTTTTTCGACGAAATGCAATCGCGTCTAGGAGCCAAGGGAGATTTCGCCCGCGCCTACGTCCTCGCTCACGAAATTGGCCATCATGTGCAGAAACAACTCGGAACGACCGACCAAGTCCATCGTCTACGTCGTCAGCTCAGCGAAGAGCAGTACAACCAGCTTTCGGTGCGGCTGGAATTACAAGCCGACTATCTGGCCGGTGTGTTCTCGCACTACCTGAACGAAAGGAAGAACATTCTGGAGCCTGGCGACATCGAAGAGGCGCTCAACGCCGCCAACGCTATCGGCGACGACCGACTGCAACGCGAAGCCCAAGGATACGTCGTTCCCGATTCCTTCACGCACGGCACGTCCGCCCAGCGCATGCGCTGGTTCATGAAGGGCTACGAGTCCGGTGATCCGGAAGGGGGCGATACGTTTGAGGCGGAGGAGTTGTAATCGGCACATTGCCTCTCGCGGCGGCGTCGATTTCGTCGGTTGACGCCTTTCTGCGGCCTGCTGAACAGCTATGCCTCACATTCATTTTGTCACAGGGCGATTGGCCGCGCCTTCATTGAGGACGGTCGTGGTGGAGCTGGCGGCGCGAGTCGGATTTGAATTCACGATTGACGTACTACCGATCGGCGTGGCAGCGCTAATGACGCCCCAATGGATCGCGCGGCATTTGCAGCTTTCACCACACGCCACCCAGATCATGCTGCCGGGATACTGCGAAGGAGATTTATCGCCGGTCGAAATAGTTGCCGGCAATCGATTGGTGGTGTGCGGGCCACGCGATTTGCGGCGACTTCATGAATACTTCACCGGTCAGCCAGCGCCGAGTGACTATGGCAAATTCGACATCGAGATCATCGCCGAGATCAATCATTGCCCTCGATTGTCGCTGGCGGAGGTTCTGGCGACCGCCGAGCAGCTTGCGGCGGATGGGGCAGATGTGATCGACGTCGGTTGCATTCCCGGCGCGGCGTGGAGCGGCGTCGGCGACTGCGTCAAAGCGCTACGCGATGCTGGGCATCGCACGTCAATCGACAGTATGAATCCACTTGAAATTGAGTCGGCCGTGCGCGCTGGGGCGGAACTCGTGCTATCGGTGAATTCATCCAATCGTGCAGCCGCACGCGATTGGGGCTGCGAAGTCGTGGCCATTCCCGACACACCGTGCGATCTAGACAGCCTCGCGACGACAGTATCCTATCTTGCTAATTCTGGTGTGCGGCTGCGAATGGATCCTGTGCTGGAACCGATTGGCTACGGCTTCGCGGCCAGTTTGCGGCGATATTGGGAGGTCCGCGAGCGGTTTCCCGATGCCAAAATGTTGATGGGCATCGGCAATCTCACGGAACTGACCGACGCCGACTCGGCGGCCATCAACGTGTTGCTTTTGGGCATTTGTGAAGAACTCGGCATTCGCAGTGTGCTCACGACACAGGTTGTCAACTGGGCTAGCAGCAGCGTTCGGGAATGCGACCTGGCCCGGCGACTGGTTTTTCAGGCCGTTCAGCATCGGATGCTGCCCAAGCATCTTGAACCGCGATTAGTGATGCTCCGCGACGAGCAACCGCTGGCCTACGGCGAGGCGGAATTGGCCCAATTGGCCGCCGAATTGAAGGATCATAACTATCGCATCTTCGCGGAGAATGGCAAAATTCACTTAGTTAGCGCCGGTCTCCATTTAGCCCATTCCGATCCGTTTGACCTGTTTCAACAGCTTGCTCGACAGCAACCGAAGAACCTCGATGCTAGCCACGCCTTTTATTTAGGTTACGAAATGGCCAAGGCGCTGACGGCATTAACACTGTCCAAGGAGTACCGCCAAGACGAATCCCTCGATTGGGGGCTGTTGACGAGGCTGGAAGCCAGCCATCGGCCGCGGCAATCGCCCTTGCCGCCCGATTGGGACGGCCGGGCCAAGCAAGAGTGAACGGTTCAATTGAAGTAACCATGATCGTTGCGAATGACGCGGATGGTTGTAGGGTGAGCCGAGAGAACATCGAAGAGCGCCGATGAGATTCGATATATGCAGATCGGACAAACGGGAACTCAATGCAAAGCCGTTCCCATCAAGCGACGTCTGCCGATTTGCCACCGCTTACTCGAATTTCTCAATGGTCTCGATTGCTTTCATCGGCTTTCATCGGTGCTCACTAGCTCGACTATCGAAACAACCGCGTTTTTCGTGCTGATTTGTCTTCTTCTATCGATGGTTCGATGAACTCGGCAAGCGACATAAATCAATCGCTGCAACAATCAGCCGTCGACTCGACAGCCTGGCCAGGAGCGGTCGTCGAATTGGAATCGGCGATCGAACCGCACGAGGCATTTTTGCGACTGTGCCATTTGCCGCATTGCATTTTTTTGGATAGTGCGGTGCGCGATCCTCAATTGGGTCGATATTCGTTTGTGGCGGCCGATCCGTTTGAGTTTCTCACGGCAGCACCAGACGATATTTCGGCATGGGCGGGCATCGGCGAACGACTTCGTCGTTTTGCACGTTTTCCCCTTGGTATAAATGGCGAGGTTTTTGCTCCCTTTCGCGGCGGAGCGGCAGGCTTATTTTCCTACGACTTATGCCGAAGCTTGGAACGTTTGCCGAAGCCGCGGTTCGATGAGTTTCAAGTTCCAGGTTTGGCGATTGGCTTGTACGATACCATCGTCGCTTTTGATCACGCCGTTGGGCGGGCGTGGATTATTTCCCAAGGATTTCCCGCGACCGAGGAGACTGCGCGACATCGCCGCGCACAGGAACGATCGGAGCAATTCAAGAAATTGCTGAGTGGTCGCATCGCGATGTCCCAAGCACCGCAGGCGACTGCCGCGGTGTTGTCGGCCGATGCGTTGGCCCCGCAATTCCCCGTTGGTTTGGCCGCGAACCTGACGAGCAATTTCGCGGCGGACGATTACTTAGCCATGGTCCAGCGCGGCATCGACTATGTCTGGGCCGGCGATGTGTTTCAAGTGAATTTGGCGCAGCGCTTGCTTCACCCGGCCGCCGGCGAATCCGTTTCGCTCTATTTACGGCTACGGCAGCGAAATCCGGCAACGTTTTCCGCCTATTTCGATCTTGGCGAATTCCAAATTGTCAGCGCGTCGCCCGAGCGGTTCTTGCTGGTGCGCAACGGCAATGTCGAAGCCCGACCGATCAAGGGGACTCGCCGCCGCACCGCGCGGCCAGAGGCCGATTTGTTCGCCGGAGACGACTTGCAGGAAAGCGAAAAGGACCGCGCTGAAAATGTAATGATTGTCGACCTACTGCGAAACGACCTGTCGCGCGTATGTCGGCCGGAAAGCGTCGTCGTCAGCGAATTATGCCGGCTGGAGCGGTACGAATTTGTGCAGCACTTAGTTTCCGTGGTCCAAGGCCGGATGCGCGATGGTTTTGGTCCGCTCGATTTGCTGCGTAGCGCGTTTCCCGGCGGTTCGGTGACAGGGGCTCCCAAAGTGCGGGCCATGCAGATCATCGCCGAACTCGA is a window of Pirellulales bacterium DNA encoding:
- a CDS encoding acetolactate synthase — translated: MSYGESGGAGTEFATMRGRNYPSIRQFTVFLENRVGQLLEVIRRFEGSRVKIVALSITDSSECAFVRFLLSHPEQGREILERAGLALIESDLIGVELPEGHQPLLQVCTALLQAEVNIIQAYPLLVRPHGQPAVALMVDNIEMGLETLANKGFNMITEADLAEEE
- a CDS encoding anthranilate synthase component I family protein; the encoded protein is MNSASDINQSLQQSAVDSTAWPGAVVELESAIEPHEAFLRLCHLPHCIFLDSAVRDPQLGRYSFVAADPFEFLTAAPDDISAWAGIGERLRRFARFPLGINGEVFAPFRGGAAGLFSYDLCRSLERLPKPRFDEFQVPGLAIGLYDTIVAFDHAVGRAWIISQGFPATEETARHRRAQERSEQFKKLLSGRIAMSQAPQATAAVLSADALAPQFPVGLAANLTSNFAADDYLAMVQRGIDYVWAGDVFQVNLAQRLLHPAAGESVSLYLRLRQRNPATFSAYFDLGEFQIVSASPERFLLVRNGNVEARPIKGTRRRTARPEADLFAGDDLQESEKDRAENVMIVDLLRNDLSRVCRPESVVVSELCRLERYEFVQHLVSVVQGRMRDGFGPLDLLRSAFPGGSVTGAPKVRAMQIIAELEPTARGAYCGSLGYIGFDGAMDTNILIRTIIAGRGWWQFPVGGGIIAHSDPPREYEETWHKAEGLLRSLK
- a CDS encoding neutral zinc metallopeptidase gives rise to the protein MRWQGRRESENVEDRRRMSGGKMVAGGGIGTLVVILLISAVFGINPMQLLQQMPQPQGGGGAPVQQGPIDPRQEKQKEFVAVVLADSEDIWSDLFKQIGRVYRKPKLVLFNRSVQSACGFASAATGPFYCPEDEKVYIDLSFFDEMQSRLGAKGDFARAYVLAHEIGHHVQKQLGTTDQVHRLRRQLSEEQYNQLSVRLELQADYLAGVFSHYLNERKNILEPGDIEEALNAANAIGDDRLQREAQGYVVPDSFTHGTSAQRMRWFMKGYESGDPEGGDTFEAEEL
- a CDS encoding HlyD family efflux transporter periplasmic adaptor subunit; this encodes MSIAGSASATRYLPKIRAGRLIVPLAVVAAVVAAVILLVKPMMRGSEPDDASRVVVQKIERGTFEHNVIEPGELESSNNVEVRCEVEARNSSGTVILEVVPNGAEVNVGDFLVRFDSSALEQERNQQQITVNDATALVIQSKTALETAEISKKEYVEGTFTQEEQLLLGELFVAEENLRRAEEYARYSERLAAKGYVTSDQVEADRFAVEKGKNDVAAVNTKLKVLREYTRAKMLKTLDAGIETAKGKLASDEFTLKLAQDKLDHLDEQIKKCVVHSPAAGKVVYANRTDRRGGSEVIIEEGAVIRERQPVIRLPDLNKMQAVAKVNETRVSHVRKGMKAKASVDAFPGMKLDGEVVRVDEYPAPPSWFSQNIKQYATYIALDNPPAGIRPGLTVQVEINVDSIPNSLKAPIQAVVERDGEYYCVVRKGSSFEPKWIDIGPTNDQEVLIRAGVEEGEEVVLDPEPMIAKAELPKAPLGYWESHPRYERLVGRSSPSRPPEKTPSGVARPTAALPIEREKNGMEQAERPAAAPADAPPTTEKPAQRGRPRSASGAPTATNSAG
- a CDS encoding dihydropteroate synthase → MPHIHFVTGRLAAPSLRTVVVELAARVGFEFTIDVLPIGVAALMTPQWIARHLQLSPHATQIMLPGYCEGDLSPVEIVAGNRLVVCGPRDLRRLHEYFTGQPAPSDYGKFDIEIIAEINHCPRLSLAEVLATAEQLAADGADVIDVGCIPGAAWSGVGDCVKALRDAGHRTSIDSMNPLEIESAVRAGAELVLSVNSSNRAAARDWGCEVVAIPDTPCDLDSLATTVSYLANSGVRLRMDPVLEPIGYGFAASLRRYWEVRERFPDAKMLMGIGNLTELTDADSAAINVLLLGICEELGIRSVLTTQVVNWASSSVRECDLARRLVFQAVQHRMLPKHLEPRLVMLRDEQPLAYGEAELAQLAAELKDHNYRIFAENGKIHLVSAGLHLAHSDPFDLFQQLARQQPKNLDASHAFYLGYEMAKALTALTLSKEYRQDESLDWGLLTRLEASHRPRQSPLPPDWDGRAKQE